The following coding sequences are from one Triticum dicoccoides isolate Atlit2015 ecotype Zavitan chromosome 4A, WEW_v2.0, whole genome shotgun sequence window:
- the LOC119287784 gene encoding putative cytochrome c oxidase subunit 5b-like has protein sequence MWKRAAALLLARRSALAARRAPAISGSAAGALRRAPAFFSTLDAGQARMRVEDVMPIATGHEREEIEAELQGKKRFDMDAPVGPFGTKEEPAIIQSHFDKRIVGCPGGEGEDEHDVVWFWLKKGEPHECPVCTQYFKLEVIGNGGNPDGHDDDDDHHHH, from the exons atgtGGAAGCGCGCCGCCGCACTCCTCCTCGCCCGCCGCTCGGCCCTCGCCGCGCGCCGCGCTCCGGCGATCTCGGGATCCGCCGCGGgcgccctccgccgcgcgcccgCCTTCTTCTCCACCCTCG ATGCGGGGCAGGCGAGGATGCGGGTGGAGGACGTGATGCCGATCGCCACGGGGCACGAGCGCGAGGAGATCGAGGCCGAGCTCCAG GGAAAGAAGCGGTTTGACATGGACGCCCCCGTCGGCCCATTCGGCACCAAG GAAGAGCCGGCTATCATTCAGTCACACTTTGACAAGAGGATTGTTGGTTGCCCTGGTGGTGAAGGAG AGGATGAGCATGATGTTGTGTGGTTTTGGTTGAAGAAAGGCGAGCCGCATGAATGCCCAGTCTGCACTCAGTATTTCAAG CTTGAGGTTATTGGGAACGGAGGAAACCCCGACGgacatgatgacgacgacgaccaccaccaccattaA
- the LOC119287783 gene encoding MEIOTIC F-BOX protein MOF-like, translating to MPPRKKPKAEAVSLDRLSALPDDLLHKVMSFLRAWEVARTCVLSRRWRGLWASAPCVDLRVCCKARHRRLPTRLASFANHFLLLREASAPLDALRVLSSPPRQDAPHMPYSPRYDDDGEDYSSEDVEMWIRAAINRRARFIQLSHHPRDDDLSDLDNVPLVSCHLKHLHLSGTMLYDKTLRQLSSQCPSLQVLELKDCSLDGPHISSASLITFTMVKCRIIRDLTVAAPNLISLRCVNPYHHAPSFQDMASLATATIMLNDSFLHDEFEERYAEPDPEVFECDSDSNDDSDADSDLSTSDEFYGDKVLGGQNVIRSLSNATSLELIADAEEVILNRELEMCPVFSNLKVLSLGEWCMAADLHPLVLFLQHAPNLERLFLKLKTEHEEIDDDIKPEGTSFACKNLTMVNIKCPMDDERVPVLEQFFVANGIAMEKISVYHRPTHQPRLSLAIRR from the exons atgcccccgAGGAAGAAACCCAAAGCCGAGGCCGTCTCCCTCGACCGCCTCAGCGCCCTCCCGGACGACCTCCTCCACAAGGTCATGTCGTTCCTCAGGGCGTGGGAGGTGGCGCGCACCTGCGTGCTCTCGCGCCGCTGGCGCGGCCTCTGGGCCTCCGCGCCCTGCGTCGACCTCCGGGTCTGCTGCAAGGCCCGGCACCGGCGCCTCCCCACGCGTCTCGCCAGCTTCGCCAACCACTTCTTGCTCCTGCGGGAGGCGTCCGCGCCGCTGGACGCCCTCCGGGTCCTGTCCAGCCCCCCACGCCAGGACGCTCCACACATGCCCTACAGTCCCCGGTACGACGACGACGGGGAGGACTACTCCTCCGAGGACGTCGAAATGTGGATCCGCGCTGCCATAAACCGCAGGGCCCGGTTCATCCAGCTCAGCCACCACCCAAGGGACGACGACCTCTCCGACCTCGACAACGTGCCCCTCGTCTCCTGCCACCTCAAACACCTGCATCTGTCGGGCACAATGCTGTACGACAAGACGCTGAGGCAGCTCTCCTCTCAGTGCCCTTCTCTGCAAGTCCTGGAGCTCAAAGACTGCTCCCTGGATGGCCCCCACATATCATCTGCCTCGCTTATCACTTTCACCATGGTCAAGTGCAGGATCATCAGGGACCTCACCGTTGCTGCTCCCAACCTCATATCGCTGCGCTGTGTCAATCCATACCACCACGCCCCCTCGTTCCAAGACATGGCTTCCCTGGCCACAGCCACAATCATGCTTAATGACTCTTTCTTGCATGATGAGTTTGAAGAGAGGTATGCAGAGCCCGATCCAGAGGTGTTTGAGTGTGACAGTGACTCAAATGATGACAGCGACGCTGATAGCGACTTGAGTACAAGTGATGAGTTCTATGGTGACAAAGTTTTAGGTGGCCAAAATGTTATCCGCAGCCTGTCGAATGCTACAAGTTTGGAGCTGATAGCTGATGCCGAAGAG GTGATTCTGAATAGGGAATTGGAGATGTGCCCAGTTTTTAGCAACCTGAAGGTGTTATCCCTTGGTGAATGGTGTATGGCTGCTGACTTGCATCCATTAGTTTTGTTCCTGCAGCATGCTCCAAATCTCGAGAGGCTTTTTCTTAAACTCAAAACG GAACATGAGGAAATAGATGACGATATCAAACCCGAGGGTACATCATTTGCTTGCAAAAACCTTACAATGGTCAATATAAAATGTCCCATGGATGATGAAAGAGTTCCTGTGTTAGAACAGTTCTTCGTGGCTAATGGCATAGCGATGGAAAAGATATCTGTCTATCACCGACCGACTCACCAACCTC GCCTTTCCTTGGCCATAAGACGCTGA